In the Gloeocapsa sp. PCC 73106 genome, one interval contains:
- a CDS encoding DJ-1/PfpI family protein — translation MKLKGKKIGILLESDFYEHEIWYYHYRFPEEGAEVHFMSRLWGQPSITFKGHEYHAPFECSESFEHIDDETLRSFAAIIVPSGIVSDRLRYVEDIHQLPPATIFLKRAFAEPSILKGIICHGMWLVAPARELVKGRSVTCHNNLHGDIESYGAIYQDQDVVVDGDLVTGRTGAHAHLFASKIIEILGQSS, via the coding sequence ATGAAACTAAAAGGCAAAAAAATTGGCATTTTACTCGAAAGCGATTTCTACGAGCACGAGATTTGGTACTACCACTATCGGTTTCCTGAAGAAGGAGCGGAAGTGCACTTTATGAGTAGGCTTTGGGGACAACCCTCAATCACCTTTAAAGGACACGAGTATCACGCCCCCTTTGAGTGCTCTGAATCCTTTGAACATATAGACGATGAGACCCTCAGAAGCTTCGCTGCTATTATCGTCCCTTCTGGGATAGTATCCGATCGCCTGCGCTATGTAGAGGATATACATCAATTACCCCCAGCTACCATCTTTCTCAAGCGAGCTTTTGCTGAACCGAGTATTCTTAAAGGCATTATCTGTCATGGTATGTGGCTAGTAGCGCCCGCGCGGGAATTGGTTAAGGGGCGTTCTGTCACCTGTCATAACAACCTCCACGGCGATATTGAGTCCTACGGAGCGATCTATCAAGATCAAGACGTAGTCGTAGATGGAGACTTAGTTACAGGACGTACGGGAGCTCATGCTCATCTCTTCGCTAGCAAGATTATCGAGATTTTGGGGCAGTCATCATGA
- the glgX gene encoding glycogen debranching protein GlgX: MTVKTLTTSIGTARPLGTKVKSDGVNFSLFSEGATGVDLLLFDSHSDREPFQVISLDPTVNKTFNFWHIFVEGLTEGAHYAYRVHGPDNTSDGHRFNPNKVLIDPYSKGNNKTLWRRGDACGPEDNLVSSLRCVVIDTDNYDWEGDKPIGRPVNETIIYEMHVGGFTNSSTSGVTNPGKFSGLVEKIPYLKQLGITAVELLPIFEFDDTEVLRVVDGKPLTNYWGYSTMSYFAPHPSYCTNPEVGDHVREFRDMVKALHREGIEVILDVVFNHTDEGNHQGPVFSFKGLDNRIYYYLVPENKEYYYDYTGCGNTFNCNHPIGEKFIIDCLRYWVQEMHVDGFRFDEGSVLSRGEDGRPLEHPPVVWAIELDDVLSDTKVIAEAWDAAGLYQIGYFPGYRWAEWNGRFRDDLRRFVKGDRGVISAVASRIAGSADLYQSRSHLPVNSVNFITAHDGFTLYDLVAYNDKHNEANGENNQDGINDNLSWNCGTEGDTSDHWVLDLRKRQIKNFAVLLMVSQGVPMFVMGDEVGRTQKGNNNAYCQDNEISWFDWNLVEENADLLRFWQMVIARRKHFKELLRPRYFTGALNERGVQDISWHGTKLNAPGWDDANARCLAFTMGGFEGDTDLHVMMNMYWESLEFELPTISGQNWYRFIDTALPTPEDIVPLGESVLIKGNTYLVTSRSIVVLESK; encoded by the coding sequence ATGACAGTTAAAACATTGACAACGAGTATAGGTACCGCGCGTCCTTTAGGAACTAAAGTAAAGAGCGATGGCGTTAATTTTTCCCTATTTTCTGAGGGAGCGACGGGGGTTGATCTCCTGCTCTTTGATAGTCATAGCGATCGCGAACCTTTTCAGGTGATTAGCTTAGATCCTACTGTTAATAAAACCTTTAATTTCTGGCATATTTTTGTAGAAGGTTTAACAGAGGGCGCTCACTACGCCTATCGCGTTCATGGTCCCGATAATACCAGCGATGGACATCGTTTTAACCCTAATAAGGTGCTGATTGATCCTTATTCTAAAGGCAATAATAAAACGCTTTGGCGCCGGGGTGATGCTTGTGGACCAGAGGATAATTTAGTTAGTTCTCTGCGATGTGTAGTCATTGATACAGATAACTACGATTGGGAAGGCGATAAGCCTATTGGTCGCCCTGTTAACGAAACCATTATCTACGAGATGCACGTAGGGGGGTTTACTAACTCTTCTACTTCTGGTGTGACTAACCCTGGTAAGTTTTCAGGATTGGTGGAAAAGATTCCCTACCTCAAACAATTGGGTATTACTGCGGTAGAGCTGTTACCTATCTTTGAATTTGACGATACCGAAGTTCTGCGCGTTGTGGATGGGAAACCATTAACAAACTATTGGGGTTACAGTACGATGAGTTATTTTGCTCCTCACCCTAGCTACTGCACCAATCCTGAAGTGGGCGATCACGTCAGGGAGTTTCGTGACATGGTTAAAGCGTTGCACCGCGAGGGGATTGAAGTAATTCTCGACGTGGTTTTTAATCACACCGATGAGGGTAATCATCAAGGACCGGTTTTCTCGTTTAAAGGACTAGATAATCGCATCTACTATTACTTAGTTCCCGAGAATAAGGAATATTACTACGACTATACTGGATGTGGTAATACGTTTAACTGCAACCATCCCATTGGGGAGAAATTCATCATAGACTGTCTGCGCTACTGGGTACAGGAAATGCACGTGGATGGGTTCCGCTTTGATGAAGGATCTGTGCTTTCTAGAGGGGAAGATGGTCGACCACTAGAACATCCCCCGGTAGTGTGGGCGATCGAATTAGATGACGTATTGAGTGATACTAAAGTAATCGCTGAAGCTTGGGACGCGGCTGGACTCTATCAAATTGGCTACTTTCCTGGTTATCGTTGGGCGGAGTGGAATGGTCGATTTAGAGATGATTTACGTCGCTTTGTTAAGGGCGATCGCGGTGTCATTAGCGCCGTTGCTTCTCGGATAGCTGGAAGTGCGGATCTCTATCAATCTCGCAGTCATTTACCGGTAAACAGCGTTAATTTTATCACCGCTCACGATGGGTTTACCCTGTATGATCTTGTTGCCTACAACGATAAGCACAACGAAGCTAATGGTGAAAATAACCAAGACGGTATTAATGATAACCTAAGCTGGAATTGCGGTACCGAAGGCGATACGAGCGATCATTGGGTACTTGACTTAAGAAAAAGGCAGATTAAAAATTTTGCCGTTCTCCTGATGGTATCTCAGGGTGTTCCCATGTTCGTCATGGGGGATGAAGTTGGTCGTACTCAAAAAGGTAATAACAATGCCTATTGCCAGGATAACGAGATTAGTTGGTTTGACTGGAATCTGGTAGAAGAAAATGCCGATTTACTGCGATTTTGGCAAATGGTCATCGCGCGACGTAAGCATTTTAAAGAACTCTTGCGACCCAGGTATTTTACTGGTGCTCTCAACGAAAGAGGAGTACAGGATATTTCTTGGCATGGTACCAAGCTCAACGCTCCCGGTTGGGACGATGCTAACGCGCGTTGTCTGGCTTTTACCATGGGTGGGTTTGAAGGCGATACCGATTTACACGTGATGATGAATATGTACTGGGAAAGCTTAGAATTCGAGTTACCAACAATTTCCGGTCAGAATTGGTATCGTTTTATTGATACTGCACTGCCAACCCCTGAAGATATAGTACCCCTGGGTGAAAGTGTGCTGATTAAAGGTAACACCTATCTGGTAA